A segment of the Daphnia pulex isolate KAP4 chromosome 10, ASM2113471v1 genome:
ATGAACCAGATCGTTCAACAATGTCTCGACTCCCACAACGAGTACCGTCGGAAACACGGTGCTCCGCCACTGGTAATCAACGAATCGGTAAGAAAATTAGCAAGTAAATTTATAAATCAGGTATCAATAATTTCGTTATACTTTACAGTTGATGAGAATGGCGCAAAACTGGGCCCAAACCAATGCCAATCACTGTAAAATGTACCACAGCAGTAACAATCAAGCCGGCGAAAACCTCTACGCCACATCAGGGGGTTTATGCAATGGACACGATCCGGTTGATTCTTGGTACGACGAAATAAAAGATTACAGTTTCGGCGGGGGCCTAGGATCTATTTTCGGATTCGGCAGACCAACTGGTTAGAATTtatgttaattaaaatggtTAAATTAAATAGATTGCTGATTGTTATTTTGTTACAAAATAAAGGACATTTTACTCAAGTGGTGTGGAAAGGGAGCAGAGAGCTGGGCGTCGGATGGGCAACTGGAAGTAACGGCTGGACCTATTTCTGTTGCAATTATTCGCCAGCGGGAAACTATCAGGGCCAGTATCAAGTCAATGTACTTCCGCTAGGTACTCCTCCTCCAGCCTCGGTATCTATCACAAAACCCAGCATTTTATTCcatctaaaatttgttttaaccCAATATACTTGACGTAGTGTCAGCCAGCACCAAACCAGCCGTCGAATTCTTGTAGTTCTGCAGCTCCGGCCCTCCCGATGGAGGATTTGGACGTTAATTCTTTCGAGACCAGGCCATTAGTTCGTTCAAGCTTCAATGGGGTTAGTaactaaaataattatgtCATTAGATAGCTAAAATTCTTACTTTAAATATAGGCGAAGCCTTCTGAAATCGTCGAAGCCATTTTCAACGGCCGTCTAGGCAACTGCATGGGCGACCGGATGAGACGCGGATATCATTTGAGCACCAATCAATACCTGATGTCGCAGAATCGCCAATTTGCG
Coding sequences within it:
- the LOC124205501 gene encoding cell wall protein PRY3-like, with protein sequence MNQIVQQCLDSHNEYRRKHGAPPLVINESLMRMAQNWAQTNANHCKMYHSSNNQAGENLYATSGGLCNGHDPVDSWYDEIKDYSFGGGLGSIFGFGRPTGHFTQVVWKGSRELGVGWATGSNGWTYFCCNYSPAGNYQGQYQVNVLPLGTPPPASCQPAPNQPSNSCSSAAPALPMEDLDVNSFETRPLVRSSFNGAKPSEIVEAIFNGRLGNCMGDRMRRGYHLSTNQYLMSQNRQFAAILQEDGNFVIYKSDKGGQAEFATGTGEGANQVQLRNDGHITVIDKSKPESPLWKSRRNAEGGDCFLIMQDDGNLVGYKGTNDTSPSNAYFSAQNLNL